Proteins from a genomic interval of Massilia sp. KIM:
- a CDS encoding long-chain fatty acid--CoA ligase: MDKTWLKSYPPGVPTEIDPDQYRSLVHLLEESFSKYASRSAYVCMDKHLSYSELDAYSTRLAAWLQSRGMAPGARVAIMMPNVLQYPVAIAAVLRAGYTVVNVNPLYTARELEHQISDSGAEAIIVLENFAHTVQQVLGKTPLRHVVVASMGEMLGGAKGMLVNFVVRSVKKMVPEYTIPNMVRFKEALSQGSRMPFKPASIKSDDVAFLQYTGGTTGVSKGATLTHRNVIANVLQSEAWSKPAMKDMGADEQIVIVCALPLYHIFALTACAMWGMRTGALNVLIVNPRDIPGFVKELGKYKFNMLPAVNTLYNALVNNPEFAKLDFSGLKVSNGGGMAVQKAVNDKWRQVTGTSIIEGYGLSETSPVATCNRADVTEFTGTIGLPVPSTDIAILDDEGKVLAPGQIGEIAIRGPQVMAGYWNRPDETAKVMTPDGFFKSGDVGIMDENGYVKIVDRKKDMILVSGFNVYPNELEGVIAAHPGVLECAVIGVPDEHSGEAVKVFVVRKDPNLTAEQLMDYCKQQFTGYKKPKYIEFRDELPKTNVGKILRRALRDEKQAA; this comes from the coding sequence AGTAAGTACGCGAGTCGCAGCGCCTATGTGTGCATGGACAAGCACCTGAGCTACAGCGAGCTGGATGCCTATTCGACCCGCCTGGCCGCCTGGCTGCAGAGCCGCGGCATGGCGCCGGGGGCGCGGGTGGCGATCATGATGCCGAACGTGCTGCAATACCCGGTCGCGATCGCGGCCGTGCTGCGCGCCGGCTACACCGTGGTCAACGTCAACCCGCTGTACACGGCGCGCGAGCTGGAACACCAGATCAGCGATTCGGGCGCCGAGGCCATCATCGTGCTCGAGAACTTCGCGCACACGGTGCAGCAGGTGCTGGGCAAGACCCCGCTGCGCCACGTGGTGGTGGCGAGCATGGGCGAGATGCTGGGCGGCGCCAAGGGCATGCTGGTCAACTTCGTGGTCCGCAGCGTCAAGAAGATGGTGCCGGAATATACGATCCCCAACATGGTGCGCTTCAAGGAAGCCCTGTCCCAGGGCAGCCGCATGCCGTTCAAGCCGGCCAGCATCAAGTCGGACGACGTCGCCTTCCTGCAGTACACCGGCGGCACCACCGGCGTATCGAAGGGCGCGACCCTGACCCATCGCAACGTGATCGCCAACGTGCTGCAGTCCGAGGCCTGGTCCAAGCCGGCCATGAAGGACATGGGCGCGGACGAGCAGATCGTGATCGTGTGCGCGCTGCCGCTGTACCACATCTTCGCGCTGACGGCCTGCGCGATGTGGGGCATGCGCACCGGCGCGCTGAACGTGCTGATCGTGAACCCGCGCGACATCCCGGGTTTCGTGAAGGAGCTGGGCAAGTACAAGTTCAATATGCTGCCGGCCGTCAATACGCTGTACAACGCCCTGGTGAACAATCCGGAGTTCGCCAAGCTCGATTTCTCGGGCCTGAAGGTGTCGAACGGCGGCGGCATGGCGGTGCAGAAGGCGGTGAACGACAAGTGGCGCCAGGTGACGGGCACCAGCATCATCGAGGGTTACGGCCTGTCCGAGACTTCGCCGGTGGCCACCTGCAACCGCGCCGACGTCACCGAGTTCACCGGCACCATCGGCCTGCCGGTGCCCTCGACCGACATCGCGATCCTGGACGACGAGGGCAAGGTGCTGGCGCCGGGCCAGATCGGCGAGATCGCGATCCGCGGCCCGCAGGTGATGGCGGGCTACTGGAACCGGCCCGATGAAACGGCCAAGGTGATGACGCCGGACGGCTTCTTCAAGTCGGGCGACGTCGGCATCATGGACGAGAACGGCTACGTGAAGATCGTCGACCGCAAGAAGGACATGATCCTGGTGTCGGGCTTCAACGTCTACCCGAACGAGCTGGAAGGCGTGATCGCCGCGCATCCGGGCGTGCTGGAGTGCGCCGTGATCGGCGTGCCCGACGAGCACTCGGGCGAGGCGGTGAAGGTGTTCGTGGTGCGCAAGGACCCGAACCTGACCGCCGAGCAGCTGATGGACTACTGCAAGCAGCAGTTCACCGGCTACAAGAAACCGAAGTACATCGAATTCCGCGATGAGCTGCCGAAGACCAACGTCGGCAAGATCCTGAGGCGCGCGCTGAGGGATGAAAAGCAGGCGGCATAG
- a CDS encoding long-chain-fatty-acid--CoA ligase, with protein sequence MDKFWLKSYEEGVPAEIDPTQYRSLTHLLEEAFRKYADRKAYACMGKSITFAELDAMSARMGAWLQDRGLKPGARVALMMPNVLQYPVALAAVLRAGYVVVNVNPLYTPRELQHQLSDSGAEAIVVLENFAHTVEQVVANTAVKHVVVATMGDLLGLKGLLVNLVVRKVKKMVPGFSLPGAVAFNKVLSEGTRLSLKPVTIGHDDIAFLQYTGGTTGVSKGAVLLHRHVIANVLQNEAWFGPTLARMKAGEQPQFVCALPLYHIYALTVCALLGLRTGGMNLLIPNPRDIGGFIKELGGYRINIFPAVNTLYNGLVNNPDFARLDFSGLMVCPGGGMAVQKAVADKWLKITGTPIVEGYGLSETSPVVTANRCDITDFTGTIGLPLPSTEIRILDEQDREAPFGTAGEIAVRGPQVMAGYWQRDDETAKVMTADGFFKTGDVGIMDEQGYTRIVDRKKDMILVSGFNVYPNEIEGVVAAHPGVLEVACVGVPDQHSGEAVKLYVVRKDPKLSVEELMAFCKEQLTGYKRPKFIEFRETLPKTNVGKILRRELRDEKAKQPA encoded by the coding sequence ATGGACAAGTTTTGGCTCAAGTCGTATGAGGAAGGCGTGCCTGCGGAGATCGATCCGACGCAGTACCGCTCCCTGACGCATTTGCTGGAGGAGGCGTTCCGCAAGTACGCCGACCGCAAGGCCTACGCCTGCATGGGCAAGTCCATCACGTTCGCCGAACTGGATGCGATGTCGGCGCGCATGGGCGCCTGGCTGCAGGACCGCGGCCTCAAGCCCGGCGCGCGCGTGGCGCTGATGATGCCGAACGTGCTGCAATACCCGGTGGCGCTGGCGGCCGTGCTGCGCGCCGGCTACGTGGTGGTCAACGTCAATCCGCTGTACACCCCGCGTGAGCTGCAGCACCAGCTGAGCGACTCGGGCGCCGAGGCCATCGTGGTGCTGGAGAACTTCGCCCACACCGTGGAGCAGGTGGTGGCGAACACCGCCGTCAAGCACGTGGTGGTGGCGACCATGGGCGACCTGCTGGGCCTGAAGGGCCTGCTGGTCAACCTGGTGGTTCGCAAGGTCAAGAAGATGGTGCCGGGCTTTTCGCTGCCGGGCGCGGTTGCCTTCAACAAGGTGCTGTCCGAGGGCACCCGCCTGAGCCTGAAGCCGGTCACCATCGGCCATGACGACATCGCCTTCCTGCAGTACACCGGCGGCACCACCGGCGTGTCGAAGGGCGCGGTGCTGCTGCACCGCCACGTGATCGCCAACGTGCTGCAGAACGAGGCCTGGTTCGGCCCGACCCTGGCGCGCATGAAGGCCGGCGAGCAGCCGCAGTTCGTGTGCGCGCTGCCCCTGTACCACATCTATGCGCTGACCGTGTGCGCGCTGCTGGGCCTGCGCACCGGCGGCATGAACCTCCTGATCCCGAACCCGCGCGACATCGGCGGCTTCATCAAGGAGCTGGGCGGCTACCGCATCAACATTTTCCCGGCCGTGAACACCCTGTACAACGGCCTGGTGAACAACCCCGACTTCGCCAGGCTCGATTTCTCGGGCCTGATGGTATGCCCGGGCGGCGGCATGGCGGTGCAGAAGGCCGTGGCCGACAAGTGGCTGAAGATCACCGGCACGCCCATCGTGGAAGGCTATGGCCTGTCGGAGACCTCGCCGGTGGTGACTGCCAACCGCTGCGACATCACCGACTTCACCGGCACCATCGGCCTGCCGCTGCCCTCGACCGAGATCCGCATCCTGGACGAGCAGGACCGCGAAGCGCCCTTCGGCACCGCCGGCGAGATCGCGGTGCGTGGTCCGCAGGTGATGGCCGGCTACTGGCAGCGCGACGACGAGACGGCCAAGGTCATGACCGCCGACGGCTTCTTCAAGACCGGCGACGTGGGCATCATGGACGAGCAGGGCTATACCCGCATCGTCGACCGCAAGAAGGACATGATCCTGGTGTCGGGCTTCAACGTGTATCCGAACGAGATCGAAGGCGTGGTGGCGGCCCATCCGGGCGTGCTGGAAGTGGCCTGCGTGGGCGTGCCGGACCAGCACTCGGGCGAAGCGGTCAAGCTCTACGTCGTGCGCAAGGATCCGAAGCTGAGCGTGGAAGAGCTGATGGCCTTCTGCAAGGAGCAGCTGACCGGGTACAAGCGGCCCAAGTTCATCGAGTTCCGCGAGACCCTGCCCAAGACCAATGTGGGCAAGATCCTGCGGCGCGAGTTGAGGGACGAGAAGGCGAAGCAGCCGGCTTGA
- a CDS encoding alkaline phosphatase: protein MRGGRRLFLLQGARWSAALAGASLASPASSAGPAYPFSLGVASGSPLPDSVILWTRILANPLDAAPPSALAFAVRWEVAEDEAFRRIVARGSASAAPELAHSVHVDVKGLRPDRWYWYRFMLGEAVSPVGRTRTAPAPGTMPAMLKLAVASCQHWEFGSYAAHRHIAAGAPDLVAFLGDYIYEWGAYQLKHPQRAVRRDESFTLADYRRRYAQYKSDPDLQAAHLAAPWIVTWDDHEVANDYAGLRDERLAADFAARRAAAYQAFYEHMPLRLPQVRPGGFDEVRLYQRYDWGRLARIHVLDDRQYRAVQACTPRNRGGSSAMFARDCRALQDPGRSMLGKEQEAWLASGLQSSRAHWNILAQQTLMAQSSSYPVAKPGDNRVWSDGWDGYPLARKRLLESVLKARARNPVVLGGDVHTFYACELRPDFSRPVSKGNPLVATEFCGTSVTSSSRPQARTLAHVENNPHMKYGRSDKRGFMMMEVTPKGTVTHCMGLDDVRDAGSGVRVLASFGVGDGKVGVERIG, encoded by the coding sequence ATGCGGGGCGGGCGCCGGCTGTTCCTGTTGCAGGGCGCGCGCTGGTCGGCCGCGCTGGCCGGGGCTTCGCTCGCGAGCCCGGCCTCGTCCGCCGGCCCCGCCTACCCTTTCAGCCTGGGCGTCGCCTCCGGCTCACCCCTGCCCGATTCGGTGATCCTGTGGACGCGCATCCTCGCCAATCCGCTCGACGCCGCGCCGCCCTCCGCCCTCGCCTTCGCGGTGCGCTGGGAAGTGGCGGAAGACGAAGCCTTCCGCCGCATCGTCGCGCGCGGCAGCGCCAGCGCGGCGCCGGAACTCGCCCACAGCGTCCACGTCGACGTGAAGGGCTTGCGGCCGGACCGCTGGTACTGGTACCGCTTCATGCTGGGCGAGGCCGTCAGCCCGGTCGGCCGCACACGCACCGCGCCCGCGCCAGGGACCATGCCGGCGATGCTGAAGCTGGCGGTGGCGTCCTGCCAGCACTGGGAGTTCGGCAGCTATGCGGCGCACCGCCACATCGCCGCCGGCGCGCCGGACCTCGTGGCCTTCCTCGGCGACTACATCTACGAATGGGGCGCCTACCAGCTCAAGCATCCGCAGCGCGCCGTGCGCCGCGACGAGTCTTTCACGCTGGCCGATTATCGCCGCCGCTATGCGCAGTACAAGAGCGACCCCGACCTGCAGGCGGCCCACCTGGCCGCGCCCTGGATCGTGACCTGGGACGACCACGAGGTGGCCAACGACTATGCGGGCCTGCGCGACGAGCGCCTGGCCGCCGACTTCGCGGCGCGGCGGGCGGCGGCCTACCAGGCCTTCTACGAGCACATGCCCTTGCGCCTGCCGCAGGTCCGGCCTGGCGGTTTCGATGAAGTCCGGCTTTACCAGCGCTACGACTGGGGACGACTGGCGCGCATCCACGTGCTGGACGACCGGCAGTACCGCGCGGTGCAGGCCTGCACGCCCAGGAACCGCGGCGGCTCGAGCGCCATGTTCGCGCGCGATTGCCGGGCCTTGCAGGATCCGGGGCGCAGCATGCTCGGCAAGGAGCAGGAGGCGTGGCTGGCTTCAGGCCTGCAATCCTCGCGCGCGCATTGGAACATCCTGGCCCAGCAGACCCTGATGGCGCAGTCGAGCAGCTATCCGGTGGCCAAGCCGGGGGACAACCGGGTGTGGAGCGATGGGTGGGACGGGTATCCGCTGGCGAGGAAGCGGCTGCTGGAATCGGTGCTGAAGGCGCGCGCCAGGAATCCCGTGGTGCTGGGCGGAGATGTGCACACGTTCTATGCCTGCGAGTTGAGGCCGGATTTTTCGCGGCCGGTGTCGAAGGGGAATCCGCTGGTGGCGACGGAGTTTTGCGGGACCTCGGTGACCTCGAGTTCGCGGCCCCAGGCGCGCACGCTCGCGCATGTGGAGAACAATCCGCACATGAAGTATGGGCGCAGCGACAAGCGGGGGTTCATGATGATGGAGGTCACGCCCAAGGGGACGGTGACGCATTGCATGGGGCTGGACGATGTGCGCGATGCCGGGTCGGGGGTGAGGGTGCTGGCGTCGTTCGGGGTGGGGGATGGGAAGGTGGGGGTGGAGAGGATAGGTTAG
- a CDS encoding acyl-CoA thioesterase, with protein MTTPENTTANHATRLPAGKMPELRVMPAPADANVYGDVFGGWIMAQVDIAGSLPATRRANGRVATIAVNSFLFKHPVFVGDLLSFYADIVKVGNTSITVCVEVYAERNRLQAEVVKVTEATLTYVATGPDRKPRQLPPLDSLIAER; from the coding sequence ATGACCACGCCAGAAAACACCACCGCCAACCACGCCACCCGACTGCCGGCAGGAAAAATGCCGGAGCTGCGCGTCATGCCCGCCCCGGCCGACGCCAATGTCTATGGCGACGTGTTCGGCGGCTGGATCATGGCCCAGGTCGACATCGCCGGCTCGCTGCCGGCCACCCGCCGCGCCAACGGCCGCGTGGCGACCATCGCCGTGAACTCCTTCCTGTTCAAGCACCCGGTGTTCGTGGGCGACCTGTTGTCGTTCTACGCCGATATCGTCAAGGTTGGCAACACCTCGATCACCGTGTGCGTCGAAGTCTATGCCGAGCGCAACCGCCTGCAGGCCGAGGTGGTGAAGGTGACCGAGGCGACCCTGACCTATGTCGCCACCGGCCCGGACCGCAAGCCGCGCCAGTTGCCGCCGCTCGATTCGCTGATCGCCGAACGCTGA
- a CDS encoding ABC transporter ATP-binding protein/permease, with translation MRRNTASSLPAPPDAKGAPRNDWATLRTLFPYLWVYKWRVLAALAALIGAKLANVGVPVVLKRLIDQLSIDPADPQALLVLPVGALVAYGLLRLSTTVFTELREFLFARVTQRAVRTIALKVFRHLHALSLRFHLNRQTGGMTRDIERGTRGVNSLISYSLFNVLPTLVEITLVLGYLIIHYDVWFSVITGVALVTYIAFTVIVTEWRTHFRRTMNDLDSKANTKAIDSLLNYETVKYFGNEDWEARRYDQGLQNYENAAVRSQTSLSVLNTGQSLIIATAVTLILWRATEGVIAGTMTLGDLVLVNAFMIQLYIPLNFLGVIYREIKQSLADMERLFALLDQNREVADSPKAQPLVTRGARVEFLHVEFSYESKRQILFDVDFSIPAGTTTAVVGHSGSGKSTLSRLLFRFYDVNGGSIRIDGQDLREVTQQSLRAAIGIVPQDTVLFNDTIEYNIAYGRPGAGREDIVAAARAASIHDFIESLPDGYQTMVGERGLKLSGGEKQRVAIARTLLKDPAILIFDEATSALDSKSEQAIQAQLKEIAKNRTTLVIAHRLSTIADAQQIIVLDHGRIVERGTHASLLAARGLYAQMWERQLARPDEDVASPPLEAQRDEALK, from the coding sequence ATGCGACGCAACACCGCCTCCAGCCTGCCAGCCCCTCCCGACGCCAAAGGCGCGCCCCGCAACGATTGGGCCACCCTGCGCACACTGTTCCCCTACTTGTGGGTCTACAAGTGGCGCGTGCTGGCCGCGCTCGCCGCGCTGATCGGCGCCAAGCTCGCCAACGTCGGCGTGCCGGTGGTGCTCAAGCGCCTGATCGACCAGCTCAGCATCGACCCGGCCGATCCGCAAGCCCTGCTGGTGCTGCCGGTCGGCGCGCTCGTCGCCTACGGCCTGCTGCGCCTGTCGACCACGGTGTTCACCGAGTTGCGCGAATTCCTGTTCGCGCGCGTGACCCAGCGCGCAGTGCGCACCATCGCGCTCAAGGTGTTCCGTCACCTGCACGCGCTGTCGCTGCGCTTCCACCTGAACCGCCAGACCGGCGGCATGACGCGCGACATCGAGCGCGGCACCCGCGGCGTGAACTCGCTGATCTCGTATTCGCTGTTCAACGTGCTGCCGACCCTGGTCGAGATCACCCTGGTGCTGGGTTACCTGATCATCCACTACGACGTCTGGTTCAGCGTGATCACGGGCGTGGCGCTGGTGACCTACATCGCCTTCACCGTCATCGTCACCGAATGGCGCACGCATTTCCGCCGCACCATGAACGACCTCGACTCGAAAGCCAACACCAAGGCCATCGACTCGCTGCTCAACTACGAGACCGTGAAGTACTTCGGCAACGAGGACTGGGAAGCCAGGCGCTACGACCAGGGCCTGCAGAACTACGAGAACGCCGCGGTGCGCTCGCAGACTTCGCTGTCGGTGCTCAACACCGGCCAGTCCCTGATCATCGCCACCGCCGTCACCCTGATCCTGTGGCGCGCCACCGAGGGCGTGATCGCCGGGACCATGACCCTGGGCGACCTGGTGCTGGTGAACGCCTTCATGATCCAGCTGTACATCCCGCTCAACTTCCTGGGCGTGATCTATCGCGAGATCAAGCAGAGCCTGGCCGATATGGAGCGCCTGTTCGCGCTGCTCGACCAGAACCGCGAGGTGGCCGATTCGCCGAAGGCCCAGCCCCTGGTGACGCGCGGCGCCCGGGTCGAGTTCTTGCACGTGGAGTTCAGCTACGAATCCAAGCGCCAGATCCTGTTCGACGTCGACTTCAGCATTCCTGCCGGGACCACCACCGCCGTGGTCGGGCACAGCGGCTCGGGCAAGTCGACCCTGTCGCGGCTGCTGTTCCGCTTCTACGACGTGAACGGCGGATCGATCCGCATCGACGGCCAGGACCTGCGCGAGGTGACCCAGCAGTCGCTGCGCGCGGCGATCGGCATCGTGCCCCAGGACACGGTGCTGTTCAACGACACCATCGAATACAACATCGCCTACGGACGCCCGGGTGCGGGCCGCGAGGACATTGTGGCGGCGGCGCGCGCGGCCTCGATCCACGATTTCATCGAGAGCCTGCCGGACGGCTACCAGACCATGGTGGGCGAGCGCGGGCTGAAGCTGTCGGGCGGCGAGAAGCAGCGGGTGGCGATCGCGCGCACCCTGCTCAAGGACCCGGCGATCCTGATCTTCGACGAGGCGACTTCGGCGCTGGATTCCAAGTCGGAGCAGGCGATCCAGGCCCAGCTCAAGGAGATCGCGAAGAACCGCACGACCCTGGTGATCGCGCACCGCCTGTCGACCATCGCGGATGCGCAGCAGATCATCGTGCTGGACCACGGCCGGATCGTGGAGCGCGGCACCCACGCCTCGCTGCTGGCGGCGCGCGGCCTGTACGCGCAGATGTGGGAGCGGCAGCTGGCGCGCCCCGACGAGGATGTGGCCTCGCCGCCGCTGGAAGCCCAGCGCGACGAAGCCCTCAAGTAA
- a CDS encoding type II asparaginase, with protein MLFHPTRRATLALFGSLFLLAGGVQAQAGKLPNVRILATGGTIAGTGATSTTTVGYTAATVGVQALIQAVPELAKVANVTGEQVFQIASENMGNEHWLQLAKRVNQLLAQPDVDGIVITHGTDTLEETAYFLNLVVKSRKPVVLVGSMRPSTALSADGPINLYNAVQLAGNPAAAGKGVLVAMNDQIHTARDVTKANTTTADTFRAAELGMIGYIQSGKPYFYREPTRKHTVDTEFDVSKLASLPQVDVAYAYANVGAVAVNALVAAGAKGLVHAGVGNGSLPANTKPALVAARAKGVVIVRSSRVGQGIVARNGEANDDQLDFVAGDNLSPQKARILLMLALTKTGDTREIQRMFNTY; from the coding sequence ATGCTGTTCCACCCCACCCGCCGCGCCACCCTGGCTCTGTTCGGCTCCCTGTTCCTGCTCGCCGGCGGCGTCCAGGCCCAGGCCGGCAAACTGCCGAACGTGCGCATCCTCGCGACCGGCGGCACCATCGCCGGCACCGGCGCCACCAGCACCACCACGGTCGGCTACACCGCCGCCACGGTCGGGGTGCAGGCCCTGATCCAGGCCGTGCCTGAACTGGCCAAGGTGGCCAATGTCACCGGCGAGCAGGTGTTCCAGATCGCCAGCGAGAACATGGGCAACGAACACTGGCTGCAACTGGCCAAGCGCGTCAACCAGCTGCTGGCCCAGCCGGACGTGGACGGCATCGTGATCACCCACGGCACCGACACGCTGGAAGAAACCGCGTATTTCCTCAACCTGGTCGTCAAGAGCAGGAAGCCGGTGGTGCTGGTGGGCTCGATGCGTCCGTCCACCGCGCTGTCGGCCGACGGTCCGATCAACCTGTACAACGCGGTGCAACTGGCGGGCAACCCGGCCGCCGCGGGTAAGGGCGTGCTGGTGGCGATGAACGACCAGATCCACACGGCGCGTGACGTAACCAAGGCCAACACCACCACCGCCGACACCTTCCGCGCGGCGGAACTGGGCATGATCGGCTATATCCAGAGCGGCAAGCCTTACTTCTACCGCGAGCCGACGCGCAAGCACACGGTCGATACCGAGTTCGACGTGAGCAAACTGGCGTCGCTGCCGCAGGTGGACGTCGCCTATGCCTACGCGAACGTGGGCGCGGTGGCAGTCAACGCCCTGGTGGCGGCCGGCGCCAAGGGCCTGGTGCACGCGGGCGTGGGCAACGGCAGCCTGCCGGCGAACACCAAGCCGGCGCTGGTGGCGGCGCGCGCGAAAGGCGTGGTCATCGTGCGCTCCAGCCGCGTGGGCCAGGGCATCGTGGCGCGCAACGGCGAGGCCAACGACGACCAGCTGGACTTCGTGGCGGGCGACAACCTCAGCCCGCAGAAGGCGCGCATCCTCCTGATGCTGGCGCTGACCAAGACCGGCGACACCAGGGAAATCCAGCGGATGTTCAACACCTACTGA